The following proteins are co-located in the Cyprinus carpio isolate SPL01 chromosome B19, ASM1834038v1, whole genome shotgun sequence genome:
- the si:ch211-195b13.1 gene encoding STKc_SGK domain-containing protein isoform X1, with translation MAVTQAGCDLTYCRMRGIVSVLTAFIKERKMGLNDFIQKLVSNPPICQHAEVGSFLKIDENQNEELEESHLCLTNPRSSLAEETQIKPSDFDYLKIIGKGSFGKVLLARHKENEQYYAVKVLQKKIILKKKEQKHIMAERNVLMKNIKHPFLVGLHYSFQTTDKLYFVLDYVNGGELFYHLQRERVFLEPRARFYAAEIASALGYLHSLHIVYRDLKPENILLDSQGHIVLTDFGLCKEGLEPNGTTTTFCGTPEYLAPEVLQKQAYDRTVDWWCLGSVLFEMLYGLPPFYSRNTAEMYSNILHKPLVLKPNVSNAGRELLEGLLHKDRTKRLGSKDDFLEIKFHSFFSPINWDDLMAKKIMPPFIPTVTGPTDLRHFDPEFTHLPVSTSLCNTDNLHVTSSVREAAGAFPGFSYGPPADHAFQ, from the exons ATGGCAGTTACTCAGGCTGGATGTGACTTGACATACTGCAGGATGAGGGGCATCGTATCCGTTCTTACCG ctTTTATTAAAGAAAGGAAGATGGGCTTAAACGACTTCATCCAGAAGCTTGTTTCCAACCCTCCCATCTGTCAACA TGCCGAGGTTGGTTCGTTCTTAAAAATCGATGAGAACCAGAATGAGGAGCTGGAGGAGAGTCACCTGTGTTTGACCAACCCCAGGAGCTCTTTGGCTGAGGAAACTCA GATCAAACCTTCGGATTTTGACTACTTAAAGATCATTGGGAAGGGGAGCTTTGGAAAG GTTCTGCTCGCAAGGCACAAGGAAAATGAACAATACTATGCTGTGAAGGTGCTACAGAAgaaaatcattctgaaaaagaAAGAG CAAAAGCATATCATGGCAGAAAGGAATGTATTAATGAAGAATATCAAGCATCCATTCCTGGTGGGGCTGCACTACTCTTTCCAAACCACAGACAAACTGTATTTTGTGCTAGACTACGTCAATGGAGGCGAG CTGTTCTACCACCTCCAGCGTGAGCGGGTGTTTTTGGAGCCCAGGGCGAGGTTTTATGCTGCTGAAATCGCTAGTGCACTCGGTTACCTCCACTCACTGCACATAGTTTACAG AGACTTAAAGCCAGAGAACATCCTCCTGGACTCGCAGGGCCACATTGTGTTGACAGATTTTGGTCTATGCAAAGAAGGACTGGAACCCAACGGCACAACCACAACATTCTGTGGAACTCCTGAG tACTTGGCTCCCGAGGTGCTTCAGAAACAGGCATATGATCGTACAGTGGACTGGTGGTGCCTGGGATCAGTGCTCTTTGAGATGCTGTATGGACTG CCTCCATTCTACAGTCGCAACACAGCCGAGATGTACAGCAACATCCTTCACAAGCCTCTAGTTCTGAAGCCTAATGTTTCCAACGCTGGCCGAGAGCTGCTGGAGGGTCTGCTGCACAAGGACCGTACCAAGAGACTGGGGTCTAAAGATGATTTT CTGGAAATAAAGTTCCACAGCTTTTTCTCACCCATCAACTGGGACGATCTCATGGCCAAAAAGATCATGCCTCCTTTCATTCCTACAGTG ACTGGTCCCACTGATCTCCGGCACTTTGACCCAGAGTTCACACACTTACCCGTGTCGACCTCCCTATGCAACACCGATAACCTGCACGTGACCAGCAGCGTACGGGAGGCTGCCGGAGCATTCCCAGGCTTTTCTTACGGTCCCCCGGCTGACCATGCCTTCCAGTAA
- the si:ch211-195b13.1 gene encoding STKc_SGK domain-containing protein isoform X2 — translation MNMKTGKKSFIAFIKERKMGLNDFIQKLVSNPPICQHAEVGSFLKIDENQNEELEESHLCLTNPRSSLAEETQIKPSDFDYLKIIGKGSFGKVLLARHKENEQYYAVKVLQKKIILKKKEQKHIMAERNVLMKNIKHPFLVGLHYSFQTTDKLYFVLDYVNGGELFYHLQRERVFLEPRARFYAAEIASALGYLHSLHIVYRDLKPENILLDSQGHIVLTDFGLCKEGLEPNGTTTTFCGTPEYLAPEVLQKQAYDRTVDWWCLGSVLFEMLYGLPPFYSRNTAEMYSNILHKPLVLKPNVSNAGRELLEGLLHKDRTKRLGSKDDFLEIKFHSFFSPINWDDLMAKKIMPPFIPTVTGPTDLRHFDPEFTHLPVSTSLCNTDNLHVTSSVREAAGAFPGFSYGPPADHAFQ, via the exons ctTTTATTAAAGAAAGGAAGATGGGCTTAAACGACTTCATCCAGAAGCTTGTTTCCAACCCTCCCATCTGTCAACA TGCCGAGGTTGGTTCGTTCTTAAAAATCGATGAGAACCAGAATGAGGAGCTGGAGGAGAGTCACCTGTGTTTGACCAACCCCAGGAGCTCTTTGGCTGAGGAAACTCA GATCAAACCTTCGGATTTTGACTACTTAAAGATCATTGGGAAGGGGAGCTTTGGAAAG GTTCTGCTCGCAAGGCACAAGGAAAATGAACAATACTATGCTGTGAAGGTGCTACAGAAgaaaatcattctgaaaaagaAAGAG CAAAAGCATATCATGGCAGAAAGGAATGTATTAATGAAGAATATCAAGCATCCATTCCTGGTGGGGCTGCACTACTCTTTCCAAACCACAGACAAACTGTATTTTGTGCTAGACTACGTCAATGGAGGCGAG CTGTTCTACCACCTCCAGCGTGAGCGGGTGTTTTTGGAGCCCAGGGCGAGGTTTTATGCTGCTGAAATCGCTAGTGCACTCGGTTACCTCCACTCACTGCACATAGTTTACAG AGACTTAAAGCCAGAGAACATCCTCCTGGACTCGCAGGGCCACATTGTGTTGACAGATTTTGGTCTATGCAAAGAAGGACTGGAACCCAACGGCACAACCACAACATTCTGTGGAACTCCTGAG tACTTGGCTCCCGAGGTGCTTCAGAAACAGGCATATGATCGTACAGTGGACTGGTGGTGCCTGGGATCAGTGCTCTTTGAGATGCTGTATGGACTG CCTCCATTCTACAGTCGCAACACAGCCGAGATGTACAGCAACATCCTTCACAAGCCTCTAGTTCTGAAGCCTAATGTTTCCAACGCTGGCCGAGAGCTGCTGGAGGGTCTGCTGCACAAGGACCGTACCAAGAGACTGGGGTCTAAAGATGATTTT CTGGAAATAAAGTTCCACAGCTTTTTCTCACCCATCAACTGGGACGATCTCATGGCCAAAAAGATCATGCCTCCTTTCATTCCTACAGTG ACTGGTCCCACTGATCTCCGGCACTTTGACCCAGAGTTCACACACTTACCCGTGTCGACCTCCCTATGCAACACCGATAACCTGCACGTGACCAGCAGCGTACGGGAGGCTGCCGGAGCATTCCCAGGCTTTTCTTACGGTCCCCCGGCTGACCATGCCTTCCAGTAA